In Salvelinus namaycush isolate Seneca chromosome 15, SaNama_1.0, whole genome shotgun sequence, a genomic segment contains:
- the LOC120060162 gene encoding ribosomal protein S6 kinase 2 alpha-like — protein sequence MPLAHLAEPWPQMELITLDSENGQSVTEDGVPPAGHKDNDVIKEINITNVVKEGSEKADARQFELLKVLGQGSFGKVFLVRKVTPPDDNELYAMKVLRKATLKVRDRVRTKMERDILADVNHPFVVKLHYAFQTEGKLYLILDFLRGGDLFTRLSKEVMFTEEDVKFYLAELALGLDHLHSLGIIYRDLKPENILLDEEGHIKLTDFGLCKEAVDQEKKAYSFCGTVEYMAPEVVNRQGHIQSADWWSFGVLMFEMLTGSLPFQGKDRKETMNLILKARLGMPQFLSTEAQSLLRALFKRNPINRMGSGADGAEEIKRHTFFSTIDWNKLFRREIPPPFKPAVARPDDTFYFDSEFTSRTPKDSPGVPPSAGAHQLFRGFSFVAPAMLDEEGAKEPAKPTPHPVVQQLHGKNVLFSDGYMLKEDIGMGSFSVCKRCIHKATNTEYAAKVIDKTMTDPSEEIEILLRYGQHPNIITLKDVYDNGKQVYLVTELMRGGELLDRILKQKVFSEREASSVLHTITKTVEYLHAQGVVHRDLKPSNILYVDESGNPESIRICDFGFAKQLRADNGLLMTPCYTANFVAPEVLKRQGYDEGCDIWSLGVLLYTMLAGFTPFANGPEDTPDEILSRIGSGHFTLTGGNWDAVSEAAKDLVSKMLHVDPHQRLTAMQVLKHPWIVQRDKLSNSQLQHQDAKLVKGAMAATYSALKSSQPTPELKSIESSFLAQRRVKKLPSTSL from the exons GACAATGATGTCATCAAGGAGATCAACATCACCAACGTGGTCAAGGAGGGCTCAGAGAAAGCCGATGCCCGCCAGTTTGAGCTGCTTAAAGTGCTGGGCCAGGGCTCCTTTGGCAAG GTGTTCTTGGTGCGGAAGGTGACGCCTCCCGACGACAACGAGCTGTATGCAATGAAGGTCCTGAGAAAAGCCACCCtcaaag TGAGAGACCGGGTGAGGACCAAGATGGAGAGAGACATCCTGGCAGATGTCAACCACCCCTTCGTGGTCAAACTCCACTACG cATTTCAGACTGAGGGAAAGCTCTACctgatcctggactttctgagaggaggagatcTCTTCACCAGACTGTCTAAAGAg GTGATGTTCACAGAGGAGGATGTAAAGTTCTACCTAGCGGAGTTGGCTCTGGGCCTGGACCACCTGCATAGCCTGGGAATCATCTACAGAGACCTCAAACCTGAGAA CATTCTACTGGATGAAGAGGGCCATATCAAACTCacag ATTTTGGCTTGTGTAAAGAGGCTGTTGACCAAGAGAAGAAGGCCTACTCCTTCTGTGGTACGGTGGAATACATGGCGCCAGAGGTGGTGAACAGGCAGGGCCACATACAGAGCGCCGACTGGTGGTCGTTTGGGGTACTGATG TTTGAGATGCTGACCGGATCGCTGCCGTTCCAAGGGAAGGACCGCAAAGAGACCATGAACCTCATCCTCAA ggccagattgggaatgcCGCAATTCCTGAGTACAGAGGCCCAGAGTCTCCTCCGAGCTCTGTTCAAGAGGAACCCCATCAACAGAATGG GGTCCGGGGCGGATGGTGCAGAGGAGATCAAACGCCACACGTTCTTCTCCACCATCGACTGGAAC AAACTGTTCCGGCGAGAGATCCCACCCCCGTTCAAGCCGGCGGTGGCCCGACCAGACGACACCTTCTACTTCGACTCAGAGTTCACCTCCCGCACACCCAAAG ACTCCCCAGGTGTTCCACCCAGTGCCGGAGCTCACCAGCTCTTCCGTGGCTTCAGCTTCGTCGCCCCGGCCATGCTGGATGAGGAGGGGGCCAAGGAGCCGGCCAAGCCCACACCACACCCAGTGGTCCAG CAACTCCACGGAAAGAACGTGTTGTTCAGCGATGGCTACATGTTGAAGGAGGACATCGGCATGGGCTCTTTCTCCGTTTGCAAGCGCTGCATCCACAAAGCCACCAACACAGAGTACGCTGCCAAG GTGATTGAcaagaccatgacagaccccTCAGAGGAGATTGAGATCCTGTTGAGATACGGCCAGCACCCCAACATCATCACCCTGAAGGAC GTGTATGACAATGGGAAGCAGGTGTATCTGGTGACAGAGCTGATGAGAGGTGGGGAGCTGCTGGACCGGATCCTCAAACAGAAGGTCTTCTCAGAGCGAGAAGCCAGCTCCGTGCTCCACACCATCACCAAGACTGTAGAATACCTCCACGCACAGGGG GTTGTTCACAGGGACCTAAAGCCCAGTAACATCCTTTATGTAGATGAGTCGGGGAACCCTGAGTCTATCCGGATCTGTGACTTTGGTTTTGCCAAGCAGCTGAGAGCTGACAACGGCCTGCTCATGACTCCATGCTACACCGCTAACTTTGTAGCCCCGGAG GTGTTAAAGCGTCAGGGCTATGACGAGGGCTGTGACATATGGAGTCTGGGAGTGTTGTTGTACACCATGCTGGCTGG cTTCACGCCGTTTGCCAACGGGCCCGAGGACACTCCAGATGAGATCCTGAGCAGGATAGGCAGCGGTCACTTCACCCTGACTGGAGGCAACTGGGATGCCGTGTCGGAAGCAGCGAAG GACCTGGTGTCTAAGATGCTTCACGTGGACCCCCACCAGCGGCTGACCGCAATGCAGGTTCTCAAGCACCCCTGGATCGTCCAGAGGGACAAGCTATCCAACAGCCAGCTGCAGCACCAGGATGCCAAGCTAGTCAAG GGGGCGATGGCTGCCACCTACTCTGCCTTGAAGAGCTCCCAGCCCACCCCGGAGCTCAAGTCCATCGAGTCGTCCTTCCTGGCCCAGCGACGTGTCAAGAagctcccctccacctctctgtag